A section of the Desulfotignum phosphitoxidans DSM 13687 genome encodes:
- the lysS gene encoding lysine--tRNA ligase, translating to MEITTPMDKDTRIIQARKEKITAIKEKGIPLYPNDFKISCTVAQLRHIIDTDPSSLGENGKTFKLAGRMMAINKMGKSSFVRFKDGSDQMQLYIQKNKVGEDTYDLFKKLDIGDFIGVSGPLFQTKTGEWTILATDFRLLSKALRPLPEKFHGIKDPEKRYRQRYLDLIMNDGTRNIFITRSKIVSAMRRFFEEHDFMEVETPMMQPLPGGAEATPFKTWHNALGMELFLRIAPELYLKRLVVGGFEKVFEINRNFRNEGVSTRHNPEFTMVEFYQAYADYQDLMGLTENMFADIVEKISGNTVIEYQGHTIDFKPGWQRISMMESLSSIGGIDPEMIHDTQSLLAFAKDRQIQITKTESHGKILTKLFDVLVEPKLIQPTFITGYPVEVSPLSRKSESDPNLTDRFELFIAGREIANGFSEINDPEDQHNRFLMQVRQRDEGNDEAHIMDADYVEALEYGMPPTAGEGIGIDRLVMLLTDAASIREVILFPHMKHTH from the coding sequence ATGGAAATAACAACACCCATGGATAAAGACACCCGGATCATCCAGGCCAGAAAAGAAAAAATTACCGCCATCAAGGAAAAGGGAATCCCTTTATATCCCAATGATTTCAAGATTTCATGCACGGTGGCACAACTTCGGCACATCATTGATACTGACCCGTCCTCTTTAGGCGAAAACGGCAAGACATTCAAACTGGCCGGCCGGATGATGGCCATCAACAAGATGGGGAAATCCTCTTTTGTCCGGTTCAAGGACGGGTCGGACCAGATGCAGTTGTATATTCAGAAAAATAAAGTGGGAGAGGATACCTACGATCTGTTCAAAAAACTGGATATCGGAGACTTCATTGGTGTTTCCGGCCCGCTGTTTCAGACAAAGACCGGCGAGTGGACCATCCTGGCCACGGATTTCAGACTGCTGTCCAAAGCATTGCGGCCATTGCCGGAAAAATTTCACGGCATCAAGGATCCTGAGAAAAGATATCGTCAGCGGTACCTGGACCTGATCATGAACGACGGCACCCGGAACATCTTTATCACCCGAAGCAAAATCGTTTCTGCCATGCGTCGGTTTTTTGAAGAACACGATTTCATGGAAGTGGAAACGCCCATGATGCAACCCTTGCCCGGAGGTGCCGAAGCCACCCCTTTCAAGACCTGGCACAATGCCCTGGGCATGGAACTGTTTTTGCGGATCGCGCCGGAACTGTACCTGAAGCGCCTGGTGGTGGGGGGCTTTGAAAAAGTATTTGAAATCAATCGAAATTTCAGAAACGAAGGTGTATCCACCCGGCACAACCCGGAATTCACCATGGTGGAATTTTATCAGGCCTATGCGGATTACCAGGATTTGATGGGTTTAACCGAAAACATGTTTGCCGATATTGTCGAAAAAATCAGCGGCAACACCGTCATTGAGTACCAGGGCCACACCATTGACTTCAAACCCGGATGGCAGCGGATTTCCATGATGGAATCCTTGTCTTCCATCGGCGGCATAGATCCTGAAATGATCCATGATACCCAGTCATTGCTGGCTTTTGCAAAAGACCGCCAGATCCAGATCACCAAAACCGAAAGTCACGGCAAAATTTTGACCAAATTGTTTGACGTGCTGGTGGAACCCAAACTGATTCAACCCACATTTATCACGGGATACCCTGTGGAAGTATCTCCGTTGTCCCGGAAAAGCGAATCCGACCCGAACCTGACGGACCGGTTTGAACTGTTCATTGCCGGCCGGGAGATCGCCAATGGATTTTCCGAAATCAATGACCCGGAAGATCAGCACAACCGGTTCCTCATGCAGGTGCGCCAGCGGGATGAAGGAAATGATGAAGCCCACATCATGGATGCGGATTATGTGGAAGCCTTGGAATATGGTATGCCGCCCACAGCCGGAGAGGGCATCGGCATCGACCGGCTGGTGATGCTGCTCACGGATGCGGCCTCCATTCGAGAGGTTATTTTGTTTCCCCATATGAAACACACCCACTGA
- a CDS encoding sensor histidine kinase, whose translation MSTDPFLDRSDREQQLKWIVLARMIFCIVLIFSSLVFSTGENLSFLSQPFVTLYYLAAAILLLSVGYGLWLKQKKNLLVLSYAQILADTVSVTGIIYVTGSLDSIFTFLYLLIIIYGAMLVFLRGSLIIAGVSSIQYGLLIVLEYYHTIPPFSGQHTDPASLNPSLIFYRIFILMFACLAVAYLSGILARQLRRARQDLKITHAHYRRVEKMEVMDEMISGIAHEIKNPLASLAGSIQLLREDTAPGSREDRLMKIILRETERLKTIVDDIRLFAKPGQANAIPVMVHQAVRDVVSLFLNSEEFKNRIQVVTHLDEGLSVHIDPVHLQQVLWNLIKNAAQAIPGKGKIIITLTAPRNQRIYLTISDNGQGIEPDNTRHIFDPFYTTKPEGTGLGLPIIHRLIETYGGLIDFESIPGKGTVFTIIFKPAGSVEDPTKS comes from the coding sequence ATGTCCACAGACCCGTTTCTGGATCGATCAGACCGGGAGCAGCAGCTCAAATGGATTGTCCTGGCCCGGATGATTTTCTGCATTGTGCTGATTTTTTCCAGTCTGGTCTTTTCCACGGGCGAAAATCTGTCTTTTTTGTCCCAGCCGTTTGTGACATTGTATTATCTGGCTGCTGCCATTTTATTGCTGTCAGTGGGGTACGGCCTGTGGCTCAAACAAAAAAAAAATCTGCTGGTTCTGTCTTATGCCCAGATTCTGGCGGACACGGTGTCAGTCACGGGGATCATTTATGTCACCGGCAGCCTGGACTCCATTTTCACATTTTTGTATCTGCTGATCATCATTTACGGGGCCATGCTGGTATTTTTGCGCGGCAGCCTGATTATTGCCGGAGTTTCCAGCATTCAGTACGGGCTGTTGATCGTGCTGGAATATTATCATACGATACCGCCTTTTTCAGGCCAGCACACCGATCCGGCGTCTCTGAATCCCAGTCTGATTTTTTACCGGATTTTCATACTCATGTTTGCGTGCCTGGCTGTGGCATATTTAAGCGGTATATTGGCCAGACAGCTGAGACGGGCACGCCAGGATTTGAAAATCACCCATGCCCATTACAGACGGGTGGAAAAAATGGAAGTGATGGATGAAATGATTTCCGGAATTGCCCATGAGATTAAAAATCCCCTGGCTTCTTTGGCCGGATCCATTCAATTGCTCAGAGAAGACACGGCTCCCGGCAGCAGGGAAGACCGGCTCATGAAAATTATTCTTCGGGAAACCGAACGCCTGAAAACCATTGTCGATGACATCCGATTGTTTGCCAAACCCGGTCAAGCCAATGCAATACCGGTGATGGTTCATCAGGCCGTCAGGGATGTGGTCTCTTTGTTTTTGAATTCCGAAGAATTTAAAAACAGGATTCAGGTTGTCACCCATCTGGATGAAGGCCTGAGTGTTCACATCGATCCGGTTCATCTCCAGCAGGTTTTGTGGAACCTCATCAAAAATGCAGCCCAGGCCATTCCCGGCAAAGGAAAAATCATTATCACATTGACAGCCCCCCGGAATCAGCGGATTTATCTAACCATTTCAGACAACGGGCAGGGGATTGAACCAGACAATACCCGCCATATTTTTGATCCTTTTTATACCACCAAACCCGAAGGCACGGGACTGGGCCTGCCCATTATTCACCGGCTCATTGAAACCTATGGCGGTTTGATCGATTTTGAATCCATCCCCGGCAAAGGAACGGTTTTCACCATCATATTCAAACCGGCCGGATCGGTGGAAGATCCAACAAAATCTTGA
- a CDS encoding type II secretion system F family protein yields the protein MSDVYLWKGKNPRGRSVKGEMTAETPEQVRNMLVRRKITPGRIKKKPKDLFENIKFFQPKVKDSDVIIFARQFSTMIDAGLPLLQCLEILQAQQENPTFKKHLKKIKESVESGDTFADALKKFPSDFNELFVNMIAAGEAGGILDVILSRLSAYMEKMAKLKKQVKGAMTYPIITIIVAIIVVGIILVFVIPVFEEMFASMGSALPGPTLLVVALSNFVVANIGYILGAIFGTVFVVRRFYKTKKGRILMDDLFLRLPVMGILIRKVAVAKFTRTTSTMMSSGVSILEVLDIVGRTAGNKIVEFAIQDVKAGISEGRSMADPLLESGVFPSMVCSMIAVGESTGALDTMMEKIADFYDDEVDQAVKNLTDMIEPFMLVFLGVVVGGLVIAMYLPIFSMAGGIG from the coding sequence ATGTCTGATGTTTATCTGTGGAAAGGCAAAAATCCCAGGGGAAGATCCGTCAAAGGAGAAATGACGGCGGAAACCCCGGAACAGGTCCGGAATATGCTGGTCAGACGAAAAATCACTCCGGGAAGAATCAAAAAAAAGCCCAAAGACCTGTTTGAAAACATAAAATTTTTTCAGCCCAAGGTCAAAGACAGTGATGTCATCATCTTTGCCAGACAATTTTCCACCATGATCGATGCCGGACTCCCTTTGCTCCAATGTCTGGAAATTCTTCAGGCCCAGCAGGAAAACCCGACCTTTAAAAAACATCTGAAAAAAATCAAGGAATCAGTGGAATCCGGCGACACCTTTGCCGATGCCCTGAAAAAATTTCCATCCGATTTCAATGAATTGTTTGTCAACATGATTGCTGCCGGAGAGGCCGGGGGTATTCTGGATGTCATTTTGAGCCGGTTGTCCGCATACATGGAAAAAATGGCGAAATTGAAAAAACAGGTCAAAGGGGCCATGACCTATCCCATCATCACCATTATTGTGGCGATCATCGTGGTGGGGATCATCCTGGTATTCGTGATTCCCGTATTTGAAGAAATGTTTGCCAGCATGGGATCGGCATTGCCGGGCCCGACCCTGCTGGTCGTGGCTTTGAGTAATTTTGTGGTGGCCAATATCGGGTATATTCTGGGCGCCATATTCGGAACCGTGTTTGTGGTCCGGCGGTTTTACAAAACCAAAAAAGGCCGGATACTCATGGATGATCTGTTTCTGCGGCTGCCCGTGATGGGGATTTTAATCCGGAAAGTGGCGGTGGCTAAATTCACCCGGACCACCAGCACCATGATGTCGTCTGGCGTGTCCATTCTGGAAGTATTGGATATCGTGGGCCGCACCGCAGGAAACAAAATTGTGGAATTTGCCATTCAAGACGTTAAAGCCGGTATCTCCGAAGGCCGGTCCATGGCGGACCCGTTGCTGGAAAGCGGGGTATTTCCCTCCATGGTCTGTTCCATGATTGCCGTGGGGGAGTCCACGGGCGCCCTGGACACCATGATGGAAAAAATAGCTGATTTTTATGATGACGAGGTGGATCAGGCTGTCAAAAATCTCACAGATATGATCGAACCCTTTATGCTGGTCTTTTTAGGAGTGGTGGTGGGAGGACTGGTCATCGCCATGTATCTCCCGATTTTCTCCATGGCAGGCGGTATTGGATAG
- a CDS encoding lipoprotein-releasing ABC transporter permease subunit translates to MAVELFIARRYLKAKQKEGFISLITFLSVAGVMVGVMALVVVIAVMNGAETEFRRRILGLEPHILVMNYNGTFGNYNPVLENIQTHPHIRDASPILFAQAIIRTRHAMSGAMVRGIVPDNSASLIKGFDAPALKNALAVQKNSDNLPGIILGKELARAMGAMTGDKIILMSTRSVISPMGQIPAMKQFVVQGTFSSGMSEYDGMLAYVHLEQAQSLIKDPDKISAIGIWVDDVFKVKEIRKTLPADLEHHPFYVRDWMDINQSLFSALKLEKTAMFIILTLIILVAAFNIASALIMLVMEKTKDIAVLKAMGATHGMIRQIFIIKGLVIGTIGTLLGTVTGIGICLLLKRYDFIQLPKAYPFSTLPVQLDPMDVLVISVSAIIICFISTLYPSWKASNMDPLEAIRYG, encoded by the coding sequence ATGGCCGTGGAACTGTTCATAGCCCGGCGCTACCTCAAGGCCAAGCAAAAAGAAGGATTCATCTCTCTGATCACGTTTCTGTCCGTGGCCGGGGTCATGGTGGGGGTGATGGCGCTGGTGGTGGTGATCGCCGTCATGAATGGCGCTGAAACCGAATTCAGGCGAAGGATTCTGGGTCTCGAGCCTCATATTCTGGTCATGAATTACAACGGCACCTTTGGCAATTACAATCCCGTGCTTGAAAACATACAAACCCACCCTCACATCCGGGATGCTTCCCCGATTTTGTTTGCCCAGGCCATTATCCGGACCCGTCATGCCATGTCAGGCGCCATGGTACGCGGCATTGTCCCGGATAACAGCGCATCGTTGATCAAAGGATTTGATGCGCCTGCCCTGAAAAACGCCCTGGCCGTCCAAAAAAATTCCGACAACCTGCCGGGTATTATTCTGGGCAAGGAACTGGCCCGGGCCATGGGCGCCATGACCGGGGACAAGATCATTCTTATGTCCACCCGGTCTGTGATCTCTCCCATGGGACAGATACCGGCCATGAAGCAGTTTGTGGTCCAGGGAACTTTTTCTTCGGGCATGTCCGAGTACGACGGCATGCTGGCCTATGTTCATCTGGAACAGGCCCAGTCTTTGATAAAAGATCCGGATAAAATATCCGCCATCGGCATCTGGGTGGATGATGTTTTCAAAGTCAAGGAGATCCGGAAAACCCTGCCGGCCGATCTGGAACACCATCCGTTCTATGTCCGGGACTGGATGGATATCAACCAGAGTCTTTTTTCGGCCCTGAAACTTGAAAAAACCGCCATGTTCATCATTCTGACTTTGATCATTCTGGTCGCGGCCTTTAATATTGCATCGGCTCTGATTATGCTGGTCATGGAAAAAACAAAAGACATCGCCGTTCTCAAAGCCATGGGCGCCACCCACGGGATGATCCGTCAAATTTTTATCATTAAAGGCCTGGTGATCGGAACCATCGGCACCCTGCTGGGAACCGTGACCGGCATCGGTATCTGTCTGCTGCTCAAACGATATGATTTTATCCAGCTGCCCAAAGCCTATCCGTTTTCCACGTTACCGGTCCAGCTGGATCCCATGGATGTGCTGGTCATTTCCGTCAGTGCCATCATCATCTGCTTTATTTCCACATTATACCCGTCCTGGAAGGCGTCGAACATGGACCCGCTGGAGGCCATTCGTTATGGATGA
- a CDS encoding ABC transporter ATP-binding protein, with the protein MDDAGSVLMRLTQITKKFGTPPDVINILDGSEFTITQGMTLAVVGASGIGKSTLLNIIGTLDRPDKGQIMFQGRDLLSMKDDQLAALRNKRIGFVFQFHYLLQGFSAMENVMIPGLIAKKSKKMVENLAQNMLERVGLADRYHHRVEDLSGGEQQRVAIARALVMKPDILLADEPTGNLDEKNADSLHALITELNKELGMTVIVVTHNMKLARMMEKTVTIQNGKIIPA; encoded by the coding sequence ATGGATGATGCCGGCTCTGTTCTCATGCGTCTGACACAGATCACCAAAAAATTCGGTACCCCGCCGGATGTCATAAACATACTGGACGGATCCGAATTTACCATCACCCAAGGAATGACCCTGGCCGTGGTCGGGGCATCGGGTATCGGCAAATCAACATTGCTCAATATCATCGGTACCCTGGATCGGCCGGATAAGGGACAAATCATGTTTCAGGGGCGGGACCTGCTTTCCATGAAAGACGATCAACTGGCGGCACTTAGAAACAAACGGATCGGATTCGTGTTTCAGTTTCATTACCTGCTCCAGGGATTTTCCGCCATGGAAAATGTGATGATCCCGGGACTCATTGCCAAAAAATCAAAAAAAATGGTTGAAAACCTGGCTCAAAATATGCTTGAAAGGGTAGGGCTGGCAGATCGATATCATCATCGCGTGGAAGATCTGTCCGGTGGAGAACAGCAACGGGTGGCCATTGCCAGGGCCCTTGTGATGAAACCAGATATACTTCTGGCGGATGAACCCACCGGCAACCTGGATGAAAAAAACGCAGACAGCCTCCACGCTTTGATCACTGAGTTGAACAAAGAACTGGGTATGACCGTGATCGTGGTGACCCATAACATGAAACTGGCCCGAATGATGGAAAAAACAGTAACGATCCAAAACGGAAAAATTATACCGGCATGA
- a CDS encoding CBS domain-containing protein, with protein sequence MAPKKKGSTAKTIITSHVNADYDAIAAMLAAQKLYPDARIIFPGSQEKTLRDFFIHSMGYLFNMADPAFIDFSDTSTLVLVDTRQKNRLTGVKELLEKKEVAIHVYDHHPPGPDDVTPAMEVFKSYGATTTILCEILQKKNIPITPEEATVMALGIYEDTGVFTYASTTPADFIQAGFLLGCGASLNTVVSLVVREIKAEQISWLNDLLNEMTRHQINGLDVHISTISSNTYITDLASIVQKVMRMENLELYFAVVLMGNKVHIIARNRIPEVDVGRILSMFGGGGHAYAASAKIENHTLAQVEHLLIDQLKKETRQIQVARSLMSSPAITIEPGASCEQAGNTMTRYNINTLLVVNPDSGSYEGYITRQVVEKILFHQLKTRPVEEYMNSEATFISSDANLAEIEYQIIEKKQRIIPVIDHEEIKGVITRTDLLNFLVQHDKAVKRTDQLVFKKQNARKRRIHNLMAQRLDDRTMDLLKSIGAAGDELGLNLYVVGGFVRDLLLQRTVDDIDIVVEGDGIAFARYVAEKLNCRVNTHKKFGTAVVIVSEQIKVDVASARLEYYDFPAALPIVEKSSIKRDLARRDFTINTLALSLNADTFGTLIDYFGATRDLKDKTIRTIHNLSFVEDPTRIFRAIKFANRFGFDIGKVTANLIRNAIKVDCFKNLSGLRVLSELKQIFSEEDPIPAIRSMTDYGLEKVIHPRLEITPATYQILESANKTLTWHDLLYVQETYPRWAVYFMVLLHRCTFKVSEQICDRLMIPVGERQLLLETRYKAENRLGFIESNHPVSRQKLYWALINFNTVFVLYMMALTKNEAVRRDISNFYTQFRHVTPKIRGKDLIRIGVTPGPAFTKILNEVRNAKLDGHLDTREKEMDFAIKYARENNMI encoded by the coding sequence GTGGCCCCCAAAAAAAAAGGCAGTACCGCCAAAACCATCATTACCAGTCATGTGAATGCGGATTATGATGCCATCGCCGCCATGCTCGCGGCCCAGAAGCTCTATCCGGACGCCCGGATCATCTTTCCCGGATCCCAGGAAAAAACCCTGCGGGATTTTTTCATTCATTCCATGGGGTATCTGTTCAACATGGCAGACCCGGCCTTTATCGATTTTTCAGACACCTCAACCCTGGTGCTGGTGGACACCCGCCAGAAAAACCGACTGACCGGTGTGAAAGAACTGCTGGAAAAAAAAGAGGTGGCCATCCATGTGTATGACCACCATCCGCCCGGACCTGATGATGTGACACCGGCCATGGAAGTTTTTAAATCCTATGGCGCCACCACCACCATTTTATGCGAAATCCTTCAGAAAAAAAATATCCCGATTACTCCGGAAGAAGCCACGGTCATGGCGTTGGGCATCTATGAAGACACGGGGGTGTTTACATACGCTTCCACCACACCGGCGGACTTCATCCAGGCCGGATTTCTGCTGGGCTGCGGAGCCAGCCTTAATACCGTTGTCAGCCTGGTGGTCAGAGAAATCAAAGCGGAACAGATCTCCTGGCTCAATGATCTGCTCAATGAAATGACCCGGCATCAGATCAACGGGCTGGATGTTCATATCTCCACCATCTCGTCGAATACCTATATCACGGATCTGGCATCCATTGTCCAGAAAGTGATGCGCATGGAAAACCTGGAATTGTATTTTGCCGTAGTGCTCATGGGAAACAAGGTGCATATCATTGCCCGAAACCGGATCCCCGAGGTGGATGTGGGCCGGATTCTGTCCATGTTCGGCGGCGGGGGCCACGCCTATGCCGCGTCCGCCAAAATCGAGAACCATACGCTGGCCCAGGTGGAGCATCTGCTCATCGATCAGTTGAAAAAAGAAACCCGGCAAATTCAGGTGGCGCGCTCTTTGATGTCTTCTCCGGCCATCACCATTGAACCGGGCGCTTCCTGTGAACAGGCCGGCAACACCATGACCCGGTATAATATCAACACCCTGCTGGTGGTGAATCCTGACTCCGGTTCCTATGAAGGATACATCACCCGCCAGGTGGTGGAAAAAATCCTGTTTCATCAGCTCAAGACCCGGCCGGTGGAAGAGTACATGAACTCGGAAGCCACATTTATTTCCTCAGATGCCAACCTGGCTGAAATCGAATACCAGATCATTGAAAAAAAACAGCGGATCATTCCGGTGATCGATCATGAAGAAATCAAGGGGGTCATCACCCGCACGGACCTGCTCAATTTTCTGGTACAGCATGACAAAGCCGTGAAACGCACGGATCAGCTGGTATTTAAAAAACAGAATGCCCGGAAACGCCGGATTCATAATCTCATGGCCCAGCGTCTGGACGACCGGACCATGGATCTGCTTAAATCCATTGGCGCGGCCGGTGACGAACTGGGGCTGAATCTGTATGTGGTGGGCGGGTTTGTCCGGGATCTGCTTTTGCAGCGAACCGTGGATGACATTGATATTGTGGTGGAAGGCGACGGCATCGCTTTTGCCAGATATGTGGCTGAAAAATTGAACTGCCGGGTGAATACGCATAAAAAATTCGGTACGGCTGTGGTTATTGTTTCCGAGCAGATTAAAGTGGATGTGGCATCGGCCCGGCTGGAATATTATGATTTTCCCGCCGCCCTGCCCATTGTGGAGAAAAGCTCCATCAAACGGGACCTGGCCCGCAGGGATTTCACCATCAACACCCTGGCTTTGAGTCTGAATGCCGATACCTTCGGTACCCTGATCGATTATTTCGGAGCCACAAGGGATTTGAAAGACAAAACCATCCGCACCATTCACAATTTAAGTTTTGTGGAGGATCCCACCCGGATATTCCGGGCTATCAAGTTTGCCAACCGGTTTGGATTCGACATCGGCAAGGTGACCGCCAACCTGATTCGCAATGCCATTAAAGTGGACTGTTTTAAAAATTTGAGCGGCCTGCGGGTGTTGTCTGAGCTCAAGCAGATCTTCAGTGAAGAAGATCCCATTCCCGCCATCCGCAGTATGACGGATTACGGGCTTGAAAAAGTGATTCATCCCCGGCTGGAAATTACTCCCGCCACCTACCAGATACTGGAATCCGCTAACAAAACCCTGACCTGGCATGATCTGTTGTATGTACAAGAAACCTATCCCCGATGGGCCGTGTATTTCATGGTGCTGCTCCATCGGTGCACCTTCAAGGTCAGTGAACAGATCTGTGACCGGCTCATGATTCCGGTGGGAGAACGGCAGTTGCTGCTGGAAACACGGTACAAGGCGGAAAACCGGCTGGGTTTCATCGAGTCCAATCATCCGGTTTCCCGGCAGAAGCTTTACTGGGCATTGATCAATTTCAATACCGTGTTTGTCCTGTATATGATGGCATTGACAAAAAATGAGGCGGTTCGCAGGGATATCTCCAATTTCTATACCCAATTCCGTCATGTGACACCCAAAATCCGGGGCAAAGACCTGATCCGTATCGGGGTGACACCCGGGCCGGCCTTTACAAAGATTTTAAATGAAGTGCGTAATGCCAAGCTGGACGGCCATTTGGATACCCGGGAAAAAGAGATGGATTTTGCCATAAAATATGCCCGGGAAAACAACATGATTTGA